From Vitis vinifera cultivar Pinot Noir 40024 chromosome 5, ASM3070453v1, the proteins below share one genomic window:
- the LOC100256261 gene encoding probable galacturonosyltransferase-like 4, with translation MAFWSSSMLPLLGLLSLFFLHPFSTSSSVHAIRLGAVVRRPSPDVPIFREAPAFRNGDACGTRDVDGIHVSMTLDANYLRGTMAAVLSILQHSTCPENLSFHFLSAQHVPEIVSTIQATFPYLNFRVYRFDSNRVRGKISKSIRRALDQPLNYARIYLADILPANVRRVIYLDSDLVMVDDISNLWGVDLGDKVVAAPEYCHANFTKYFTDEFWSSPEMAKTFKGRSPCYFNTGVMVVDVDRWRKGGYTQKVEEWMAVQKQNRIYDLGSLPPFLLVLAGNIKAVDHRWNQHGLGGDNLEGKCRNLHPGPISLLHWSGKGKPWLRLDSRKPCAVDHLWAPYDLYRSSRVSLEE, from the coding sequence ATGGCCTTCTGGAGCTCCTCTATGCTCCCACTCCTCGGCCTCCTGTCTCTCTTCTTCCTTCACCCCTTCTCTACCTCCTCCTCCGTCCATGCCATTCGTCTTGGTGCCGTAGTCCGTAGGCCCTCCCCGGACGTCCCCATCTTCCGGGAAGCTCCTGCTTTCCGAAATGGGGACGCCTGCGGTACCCGGGACGTTGACGGCATTCATGTCTCCATGACCCTCGATGCCAATTATCTTCGTGGTACCATGGCTGCTGTGTTGTCCATTTTGCAGCACTCCACTTGCCCGGAGAACTTGTCCTTCCACTTCCTTTCTGCTCAGCACGTGCCTGAGATTGTTTCAACAATCCAAGCTACCTTCCCTTATCTCAACTTCAGAGTGTATCGCTTTGATTCCAACCGGGTTAGAGGGAAGATCTCCAAGTCCATTAGACGAGCTTTGGATCAGCCTCTGAATTATGCCAGAATTTATCTTGCAGACATACTTCCGGCCAATGTAAGGCGGGTTATATACCTTGACTCGGACCTTGTAATGGTGGACGACATATCCAACCTGTGGGGTGTGGATTTGGGTGACAAGGTGGTGGCGGCACCGGAGTACTGTCACGCCAACTTCACCAAGTACTTCACCGATGAGTTCTGGTCGAGCCCTGAAATGGCGAAAACATTTAAAGGGAGAAGTCCATGCTACTTCAACACGGGAGTGATGGTGGTAGATGTGGATAGATGGAGAAAAGGGGGGTACACACAGAAAGTTGAGGAGTGGATGGCAGTGCAGAAGCAGAACAGAATATACGACCTGGGCTCGTTGCCACCATTTCTACTGGTACTTGCAGGGAACATAAAAGCAGTAGATCATAGATGGAACCAACATGGGCTGGGTGGAGACAACTTGGAAGGGAAATGCAGGAACCTCCATCCAGGGCCCATAAGCCTACTCCATTGGAGTGGGAAGGGGAAGCCATGGTTGAGGTTAGACTCCAGGAAACCATGTGCAGTTGATCATCTCTGGGCTCCCTACGACCTCTACAGATCCTCCAGAGTATCACTggaagaatga